The Vibrio sp. SNU_ST1 genome has a segment encoding these proteins:
- the prfC gene encoding peptide chain release factor 3, with translation MSFQQEVSKRRTFAIISHPDAGKTTITEKVLLFGNAIQKAGTVKGRGSNQHAKSDWMEMEKERGISVTTSVMQFPYNDCLVNLLDTPGHEDFSEDTYRTLTAVDSCLMVIDAAKGVEDRTRKLMEVTRLRDTPIVTFMNKLDRDVRDPMEVLDEVESELGMACAPISWPIGCGKEFKGVYHIHRDETILYESGHGHEIQEVRIIKGLDNPELDEAVGEDLASSVREELELVIGACPEFDLELFLAGELTPVYFGTALGNFGVDHMLDGLTRWAPAPQTRQANERDVEATEEKFSGFVFKIQANMDPKHRDRIAFMRIVSGTYDQGMKMNHVRTGKNVSISDAVTFMAGDRARAEKAYAGDIIGLHNHGTIQIGDTFTQGESLKFAGIPNFAPELFRRIRLRDPLKQKQLLKGLVQLSEEGAVQVFRPLQNNDLIVGAVGVLQFDVVVARLKAEYNVEAIYEGVNVATARWVECDDAKKLEEFKRKSQANLALDGGDNLSYIAPTMVNLNLASERFPEVQFRATREH, from the coding sequence ATGTCTTTCCAACAAGAAGTGAGCAAACGTAGAACGTTTGCAATTATCTCTCACCCGGATGCGGGTAAAACCACGATTACTGAAAAAGTTCTTTTATTCGGAAACGCGATTCAAAAAGCGGGTACCGTAAAAGGCCGTGGCTCTAACCAGCACGCTAAATCTGACTGGATGGAGATGGAAAAAGAACGTGGTATCTCGGTAACTACGTCGGTAATGCAATTCCCATACAACGATTGCCTAGTAAACTTACTCGATACTCCAGGACACGAAGATTTCTCGGAAGATACGTACCGTACGTTAACAGCGGTTGACTCTTGTTTGATGGTTATCGATGCTGCGAAAGGTGTCGAGGATCGTACTCGTAAATTGATGGAAGTAACGCGTCTACGTGATACACCAATCGTAACGTTTATGAACAAACTTGACCGTGATGTTCGTGACCCAATGGAAGTGCTAGATGAAGTGGAAAGCGAGCTAGGTATGGCTTGTGCTCCAATCTCTTGGCCTATCGGTTGTGGTAAAGAGTTTAAAGGCGTTTACCACATTCACCGTGATGAAACGATCTTGTATGAATCTGGTCACGGCCATGAGATCCAAGAAGTTCGTATCATCAAAGGTCTAGATAACCCTGAACTAGACGAAGCTGTTGGCGAAGATCTTGCGAGCAGCGTTCGTGAAGAGCTCGAATTGGTTATCGGCGCATGTCCTGAGTTTGATCTCGAACTGTTCCTTGCGGGTGAACTAACGCCGGTTTACTTCGGTACTGCATTAGGTAACTTTGGTGTTGACCACATGCTTGACGGCCTAACTCGATGGGCTCCAGCACCTCAAACGCGTCAAGCGAATGAGCGTGATGTTGAAGCTACTGAAGAGAAGTTCTCTGGTTTCGTCTTTAAGATCCAAGCAAACATGGATCCAAAACACCGTGACCGTATCGCATTCATGCGTATCGTATCGGGTACTTACGACCAAGGTATGAAGATGAACCATGTTCGTACTGGTAAGAACGTCAGTATCTCAGATGCAGTAACCTTCATGGCGGGTGACCGTGCTCGTGCTGAAAAAGCATACGCGGGTGACATCATTGGTCTGCATAACCACGGCACAATTCAGATTGGCGATACCTTTACACAAGGCGAAAGCTTGAAGTTTGCTGGTATTCCTAACTTCGCACCTGAGTTATTCCGTCGTATCCGTCTGCGTGATCCACTGAAGCAGAAGCAACTTCTAAAAGGCTTAGTTCAGCTTTCAGAAGAGGGCGCAGTACAAGTATTCCGTCCTTTGCAAAATAATGATTTGATCGTTGGTGCAGTTGGTGTACTTCAGTTTGATGTGGTTGTAGCGCGCTTAAAAGCGGAATACAACGTTGAAGCGATTTACGAAGGTGTAAACGTTGCTACAGCTCGTTGGGTTGAATGTGATGACGCTAAGAAATTAGAAGAATTCAAACGTAAGAGTCAAGCTAACCTAGCGTTAGATGGTGGTGATAACCTGTCTTACATTGCACCGACTATGGTGAATTTGAACCTAGCTTCTGAACGTTTCCCAGAAGTTCAATTCCGAGCGACGCGCGAGCACTAA
- the rimI gene encoding ribosomal protein S18-alanine N-acetyltransferase, whose product MTNQFLPTSQQHLDAIWQIEQAAHSHPWSETMIRDLESRGACHHVLEVDGQVVGYFFAQNIVGEVTLLNIAVDPSQQGKGYGKALTEHFLDMCEQADAESAWLEVRESNVNAFNLYEKAGFNEVDRRRNYYPTKQGNEDAIIMSYLFMSFS is encoded by the coding sequence ATGACTAATCAATTTTTACCGACTTCACAACAACACCTAGATGCTATTTGGCAGATAGAGCAGGCCGCGCATTCTCATCCATGGTCTGAAACCATGATCCGAGATCTTGAGAGTCGAGGTGCTTGTCATCATGTCCTTGAAGTCGATGGGCAAGTGGTCGGGTACTTCTTTGCGCAAAACATTGTTGGCGAAGTCACGTTGCTTAATATCGCGGTAGACCCAAGCCAGCAAGGCAAAGGGTATGGGAAAGCGTTAACTGAACATTTTCTTGATATGTGCGAACAAGCTGACGCGGAAAGCGCTTGGCTGGAAGTTCGCGAAAGTAATGTGAACGCGTTTAATCTGTACGAAAAGGCCGGCTTCAATGAAGTGGACCGCCGTCGTAACTATTACCCAACCAAGCAAGGCAACGAAGATGCCATCATTATGAGCTATCTTTTTATGTCGTTTAGCTAG
- a CDS encoding DNA polymerase III subunit psi has translation MSQTHAQYLQEMGISQWELSHPERLAGYESELTLLSNDCKLLLVSPEKPQEDLAVMFERVLKSIKLDLSQALHIQPQHLSSVDLRAVEWVWLAGCESAHELKTKTLQSPLLSDINGNNQHRRDLWQQICAYD, from the coding sequence ATGTCACAAACACACGCGCAATATCTACAAGAGATGGGCATTAGCCAATGGGAGTTAAGTCACCCAGAGCGTTTGGCTGGTTATGAATCTGAATTGACTCTGTTATCGAATGATTGCAAGTTACTGTTGGTTTCACCAGAAAAACCTCAGGAAGATCTCGCCGTGATGTTTGAGCGAGTACTCAAAAGTATCAAGCTCGACTTATCTCAGGCATTACATATTCAACCTCAGCATCTATCTTCTGTGGATTTAAGGGCGGTTGAGTGGGTATGGCTTGCTGGTTGCGAATCTGCTCATGAACTGAAGACCAAAACACTTCAATCTCCATTACTGTCTGACATTAACGGTAATAACCAACATCGCCGCGACTTATGGCAACAAATTTGTGCTTATGACTAA
- a CDS encoding GNAT family N-acetyltransferase: MLIRTEAPADILVIDRLLKSVFETDAEANLVMSLRENSHLTLSLVACSDEGEVVGHLMFSPLTLDGNDHNWQGLAPLAVKEEFRNQGIAKSLVEDAFSTLVDFGYPACVVLGDPAYYGRFGFKAASEFGLSCVWDVPEGAFQAIELVEGAFAGHSGKIVYSPEFNDL; the protein is encoded by the coding sequence ATGCTTATTCGAACTGAAGCACCGGCAGATATACTTGTCATCGATCGTTTATTGAAATCTGTTTTTGAAACGGATGCAGAAGCTAATTTGGTTATGAGCTTGCGTGAGAATAGCCATTTAACGCTGTCGCTGGTGGCTTGTTCTGATGAAGGGGAGGTGGTTGGTCACCTGATGTTTAGCCCTCTTACTCTTGATGGTAACGATCATAACTGGCAGGGGCTTGCACCTCTCGCTGTGAAAGAAGAGTTCCGTAATCAAGGCATTGCCAAATCACTGGTTGAAGACGCATTTTCTACTTTGGTAGATTTTGGTTACCCAGCCTGTGTTGTGCTCGGTGATCCTGCTTACTACGGTCGTTTTGGTTTTAAGGCGGCGAGCGAATTTGGCCTGAGTTGTGTTTGGGACGTGCCTGAAGGTGCTTTTCAAGCGATTGAGTTGGTAGAAGGGGCGTTTGCTGGGCATTCTGGTAAAATTGTTTACAGCCCAGAGTTCAACGACTTATAA
- a CDS encoding SCP2 domain-containing protein yields the protein MMHSILLTKLRISHVINKIRTQLVQNAASILRSPVQLLPKSVQKKALLEALKNVFKEALEDGDFEFLEDKWLKVSIKDMGLSWCISYKNEQLIVADQEVNEDVSFSGNLNDLVLIAGRKEDPDTLFFQRRLSIEGDTELGLEVKNLMDSVDLDLLPTPMKTLLNQLADFVQKGVQSPDTQSEVMNAYSN from the coding sequence ATGATGCATTCTATATTATTGACAAAGTTACGGATAAGTCACGTGATAAACAAGATACGCACTCAACTAGTTCAAAATGCCGCATCAATTTTGCGATCTCCAGTCCAGTTATTACCGAAATCAGTACAAAAAAAAGCCTTATTAGAAGCATTGAAAAATGTATTCAAGGAGGCTTTAGAAGATGGTGATTTTGAGTTCTTAGAAGACAAGTGGCTTAAAGTTTCAATAAAAGATATGGGGTTAAGTTGGTGTATTAGCTACAAAAATGAGCAACTAATTGTCGCAGATCAAGAGGTCAATGAAGATGTGAGTTTTAGTGGCAACCTAAATGATCTCGTGTTGATTGCGGGGCGAAAAGAAGACCCAGATACGCTTTTCTTCCAACGTCGACTGTCTATCGAGGGAGATACCGAGCTAGGTTTGGAAGTGAAAAATTTGATGGATAGCGTCGATTTAGATTTATTGCCGACTCCTATGAAAACTTTGTTAAATCAATTAGCTGATTTTGTGCAGAAGGGAGTACAATCCCCAGATACACAAAGTGAGGTAATGAATGCTTATTCGAACTGA
- a CDS encoding bifunctional diguanylate cyclase/phosphodiesterase, with protein MPPQQLQHWFTQLTANSPFFFAVLDAQHNYFMVNERYCDIAGLSKTELVGMNDRQTLGEQFYQHLKPYYERAFNGETIEAEITLNETALDTSLHFSLSPLTNGQKTEYIIFHAFDTSENQVLVRSLEESEAKFHKLSHLLPDGLLLVENDYILSSNPAAARLLGFNSTTELIGEELGRLFIDKQTKTVFNNDLSSIISESGLVCLTGARCGFERKVQLNIDSTVILGSSTQLVLIQDAQETTKQYTPANSEDAYIDTLTKLYNRLGFTKSLEQFILNKTPVVMLYLDIDNFKNINDSLGHHIGDKVIKEVASRLKRQLPRQAIIGHLGGDEFGIILPEPEHPRTPEILSEKIISLINQPFDLHHFSKRLACSIGSVSFPHDGSDARILLQNADTAMYEAKDRGRNRLIKFNEQMNKEARMRLWLEIELQKALQQNGLEVWYQPKVNARDFTINGAEALVRWKHPVEGYISPAAFIPVAERAGLIEQLGRVVMREVFATVKRWKMQGILPGRVAINLSPEQFGNPKLIDFMEKLLRSTELDPSAITFELTESAVMSDSEHTLQMLNAIKRLGFALSIDDFGTGYSSLSYLARFPIDELKIDRAFISDIDTLPKQITVIENIINLGKSLDLTVVAEGVETSEQATLLSNLNCSSIQGFHFYRPQPKQDVEELFAQNRRHKN; from the coding sequence ATGCCTCCCCAGCAACTACAACATTGGTTTACACAGCTTACTGCAAACAGCCCGTTCTTTTTTGCGGTACTTGATGCTCAACATAACTATTTTATGGTGAATGAGCGTTACTGTGATATTGCTGGTTTAAGTAAAACAGAGCTTGTAGGCATGAATGACCGCCAAACCTTAGGTGAGCAATTCTATCAACACCTTAAGCCTTACTATGAGCGTGCATTCAATGGCGAAACGATTGAAGCGGAAATCACCCTAAACGAAACGGCTCTAGATACTAGCCTTCATTTCAGCCTATCTCCGCTTACCAATGGTCAAAAAACTGAATACATCATCTTTCACGCCTTCGATACATCAGAAAACCAAGTACTCGTCCGTTCTTTAGAAGAATCCGAAGCGAAATTCCACAAACTCTCGCACCTGCTCCCAGACGGATTGCTGTTAGTTGAAAACGACTACATTCTGTCTTCGAACCCTGCAGCTGCGCGCTTACTTGGTTTTAACTCCACCACAGAATTGATTGGCGAAGAGTTAGGCCGCTTATTTATCGATAAACAAACCAAAACAGTCTTTAATAATGACCTCAGCTCCATTATTTCTGAGTCTGGCTTGGTTTGTTTAACGGGTGCTCGATGTGGCTTTGAACGTAAAGTTCAGTTAAATATCGACTCGACGGTCATTCTTGGAAGCAGTACCCAACTCGTACTTATTCAAGACGCCCAAGAAACAACAAAACAATACACACCCGCTAACAGTGAAGATGCCTACATCGATACACTGACTAAGCTCTACAACCGACTTGGGTTTACCAAAAGCCTTGAGCAGTTCATTCTCAACAAGACCCCTGTTGTGATGCTCTACTTAGACATCGATAACTTCAAAAATATCAATGACTCACTTGGCCACCATATCGGTGATAAAGTGATTAAAGAGGTCGCATCTCGCTTAAAACGACAACTGCCTCGTCAAGCTATTATTGGCCATTTAGGCGGTGATGAATTTGGTATTATTCTACCTGAGCCTGAACATCCACGAACGCCTGAAATACTCTCTGAAAAGATCATATCTCTGATCAATCAACCCTTCGATCTCCACCATTTTAGCAAGCGTTTAGCCTGCTCGATTGGTAGTGTGAGCTTTCCTCACGATGGCAGCGACGCACGTATCTTGCTACAAAATGCTGACACCGCAATGTATGAAGCTAAGGATCGTGGACGCAACCGCCTGATCAAGTTCAACGAACAGATGAACAAAGAAGCACGAATGCGACTGTGGCTTGAGATAGAATTGCAAAAAGCACTGCAACAGAACGGGCTTGAAGTTTGGTACCAACCCAAAGTAAATGCGCGTGACTTCACCATTAACGGAGCAGAAGCTCTGGTACGTTGGAAGCACCCTGTAGAAGGTTATATTAGTCCTGCAGCATTTATCCCAGTAGCGGAACGAGCAGGCCTTATTGAACAACTTGGTCGTGTGGTCATGCGCGAAGTATTTGCCACAGTGAAACGGTGGAAGATGCAGGGTATTTTACCTGGCCGCGTCGCGATCAACCTTTCACCAGAGCAGTTCGGTAATCCAAAATTGATTGATTTCATGGAGAAGTTGCTGCGTTCTACTGAGCTAGATCCAAGTGCAATTACCTTTGAGCTTACAGAAAGTGCCGTAATGAGTGATAGTGAACACACCCTGCAAATGCTAAACGCAATTAAGAGACTTGGCTTTGCACTATCCATTGATGATTTTGGTACGGGTTACTCTTCTCTATCTTACCTTGCTCGCTTTCCGATTGATGAACTCAAAATTGACCGGGCTTTTATCTCAGATATCGATACCTTACCAAAGCAAATTACCGTAATTGAAAACATCATCAACCTTGGGAAATCTCTCGATTTAACCGTGGTTGCAGAGGGTGTCGAAACCAGTGAACAAGCAACCCTGCTGTCTAACCTCAACTGCAGTTCAATTCAAGGCTTCCACTTCTATCGCCCTCAACCAAAACAAGATGTCGAAGAGCTATTTGCCCAAAATCGTCGCCATAAGAACTAA